A DNA window from Caldalkalibacillus thermarum contains the following coding sequences:
- a CDS encoding helix-turn-helix domain-containing protein — protein MNLVKKARLNKGLTQVQLAHKAKIAQAYLSEIENNKVEPSIRVYRKLAKALGVSVSELLEDDEQAS, from the coding sequence ATGAATTTAGTAAAAAAAGCACGGCTAAATAAAGGTTTGACCCAAGTGCAGTTAGCACACAAGGCAAAGATCGCTCAAGCATATCTGAGTGAAATAGAAAACAACAAAGTTGAACCTTCAATTCGTGTTTATAGAAAACTCGCAAAAGCTCTCGGTGTTAGTGTGAGTGAGTTACTGGAAGATGATGAACAGGCATCCTGA
- a CDS encoding ParB/RepB/Spo0J family partition protein, which translates to MMVLSNEAVAILDKKPKYVTTLPIRALKLADYQRKLSYSKAKKIAENFDPVGVGLIQVSKRDGQYYIIDGQHRFTAMKMLGMKNVECLVFEGMTYEEESKAFVYFNTIKNANRIDRANALLEADDPKMVMIKNVVERNGLQLDFKNVGRGIKAFTAIEKIYDAGGEEHLEYVLKLLVDSFGYDRKVYANYVLLGFHEFQTKYQKQYKRKMLVKRLQHVGFTALELKAKEFRQVHGGSLPKNVRMAIVYFYNKNRKEEHQLSM; encoded by the coding sequence ATGATGGTGCTGAGTAACGAGGCGGTTGCCATTCTTGACAAGAAGCCAAAATACGTGACAACACTGCCGATCAGGGCACTCAAACTGGCGGATTATCAAAGAAAGCTGTCATACAGCAAGGCCAAAAAGATAGCTGAAAACTTTGATCCGGTTGGGGTTGGTCTCATACAGGTCAGCAAGCGAGATGGGCAGTACTATATTATTGATGGCCAGCACCGTTTTACGGCGATGAAAATGCTGGGTATGAAAAACGTGGAATGTCTGGTGTTTGAGGGGATGACATATGAGGAAGAAAGCAAGGCGTTTGTCTATTTCAACACTATCAAAAATGCAAACCGGATTGACCGGGCAAATGCGTTGCTGGAAGCTGATGATCCAAAAATGGTCATGATCAAAAATGTGGTGGAAAGAAACGGATTGCAGTTAGATTTTAAGAATGTAGGTCGGGGGATTAAGGCGTTTACAGCCATAGAAAAAATATATGATGCAGGCGGAGAAGAACATTTGGAGTATGTTCTGAAGTTATTGGTGGATTCGTTCGGTTATGACAGGAAAGTTTATGCGAATTATGTTTTGTTGGGTTTCCATGAATTTCAAACGAAGTATCAGAAGCAATACAAAAGGAAAATGCTGGTCAAGCGGTTGCAACATGTGGGTTTTACCGCTTTGGAGCTTAAGGCCAAGGAGTTCAGGCAGGTTCATGGGGGGTCTCTTCCCAAGAATGTCAGAATGGCCATTGTCTATTTTTACAACAAAAACAGAAAAGAAGAACATCAGTTGAGTATGTGA
- a CDS encoding SAF domain-containing protein — protein MKSRLIRIVLALVVAVGAGVGYYVYAQPEPGKTGYIALEDIPAGHVLEAEKLAFVEIHTDVEDYAVLAPEDVVGKVTDVAIRQGELINPSFLRDETVSENIRYYTQDVSYVRANGPIVKEGMVVDVWASATENHEARQILSGVRVHRLVPHQRTDDGSISPNQNVSVVFEMTEEQIRVVEAAKQYADLFLVVRGDELR, from the coding sequence TTGAAAAGTCGTCTGATCAGAATTGTATTAGCTTTAGTTGTCGCCGTTGGTGCAGGTGTTGGTTATTATGTCTACGCCCAGCCGGAGCCGGGGAAAACCGGGTACATTGCCCTTGAGGATATACCGGCAGGACATGTGCTGGAAGCGGAAAAACTGGCGTTTGTGGAGATTCATACTGATGTTGAGGACTACGCTGTTCTTGCACCGGAAGATGTGGTGGGCAAGGTGACGGATGTTGCCATAAGACAAGGAGAATTGATCAATCCGTCATTTTTGCGGGACGAGACTGTCAGTGAAAATATTCGTTACTACACACAGGATGTTTCTTATGTGAGAGCGAACGGCCCCATTGTCAAAGAGGGCATGGTCGTGGACGTGTGGGCTTCAGCCACTGAAAATCATGAGGCCAGACAGATATTGTCGGGTGTTCGTGTACACCGTTTGGTTCCCCATCAAAGGACAGATGACGGGAGCATTTCCCCCAATCAGAATGTGAGTGTGGTGTTTGAGATGACCGAGGAACAGATCAGGGTTGTGGAGGCGGCAAAACAATATGCCGATCTGTTTCTCGTTGTGCGTGGGGATGAATTGCGATGA
- a CDS encoding RusA family crossover junction endodeoxyribonuclease translates to MLTETVEQQQKTQAIRFVVHGRPVPKARPRMAMRGRTAYVYKDEKTREYERLVGFIAKQACKRPLKGPVQVNIRLFSMNDFDVDNVAKSVLDGMNKICFKDDNQVTALYVSKTKVRTEKEERAEVEVRPLVN, encoded by the coding sequence ATGCTGACTGAAACCGTTGAGCAACAGCAGAAGACACAGGCAATCCGGTTTGTCGTACATGGTCGTCCAGTACCAAAAGCAAGGCCAAGGATGGCGATGAGAGGCCGGACGGCTTATGTATACAAGGATGAGAAGACACGGGAATATGAAAGGTTGGTAGGATTTATTGCCAAACAGGCATGTAAAAGACCCTTGAAGGGGCCGGTGCAGGTTAACATACGCCTGTTCAGCATGAATGACTTTGATGTTGACAATGTGGCCAAAAGTGTATTGGATGGGATGAACAAAATCTGTTTCAAGGACGACAATCAGGTGACGGCGTTGTATGTATCCAAAACAAAAGTGAGAACAGAAAAAGAGGAACGGGCGGAAGTGGAGGTTCGCCCGTTGGTAAACTGA
- a CDS encoding ParB/RepB/Spo0J family partition protein has product MGKEKVVKNVPVESLRLHESVGIVPEMSLEEWEELLESIREKGIQVPVHALEDGRVLDGRHRLKAAKELGIREIDVIYHDMNDIEAIEFVRNTATKRRNLTPSQKAAIVLEAEDLCKKIAEAKRLNSLSNLKQGSRIPDVAQGPKGRTNEILGELAGVSGTTIKRVKKVKEKSPELFQKIKENKIAAKTAYKQVTGKNPKNESGNDDNKSSAPTLQPQDKKKQSEDGNVTSEYEKTTIGVDVKRLYHKKTEKEIKARRKELMGKDKKELVDLIMELENANQILGQKIYEQGQEIFALRGTMALYDNMFPGVTNDTLVNDETGAFNAGLFYRLRELLKWISNFERLENGYRNATPDAKETYRILFTEMEKAVNVIRKHTTIRRIK; this is encoded by the coding sequence TTGGGAAAAGAAAAAGTTGTGAAGAATGTGCCGGTTGAGTCGTTGAGATTGCACGAGTCAGTAGGTATTGTACCGGAGATGTCACTGGAGGAATGGGAGGAACTTCTGGAAAGTATCCGGGAGAAAGGAATTCAGGTTCCCGTCCATGCACTGGAGGATGGCCGGGTGCTGGACGGTCGCCACCGTCTGAAAGCGGCAAAGGAATTGGGAATCAGGGAGATTGATGTGATTTATCACGATATGAATGACATTGAAGCTATTGAATTTGTTCGTAATACTGCTACAAAACGTAGAAATTTAACACCTTCGCAAAAGGCGGCTATTGTATTAGAAGCAGAGGATTTATGCAAAAAAATAGCAGAAGCAAAACGACTAAACAGTTTAAGTAATTTAAAGCAGGGTAGTCGTATTCCCGATGTGGCCCAGGGACCAAAAGGTAGAACGAATGAAATACTTGGTGAATTAGCAGGGGTCAGCGGCACAACAATCAAGAGGGTTAAGAAGGTAAAAGAAAAATCACCAGAGTTATTCCAGAAGATCAAGGAAAACAAAATAGCCGCAAAAACAGCCTATAAACAGGTTACTGGAAAGAATCCGAAAAATGAGTCTGGCAATGACGATAACAAGTCGTCTGCCCCTACCCTTCAGCCCCAAGACAAAAAGAAGCAAAGTGAGGACGGGAACGTGACTTCCGAATACGAAAAAACCACGATTGGCGTTGATGTCAAACGTCTGTATCACAAGAAAACTGAAAAGGAAATTAAAGCACGGCGTAAAGAGTTGATGGGAAAAGACAAGAAAGAATTGGTTGATCTTATTATGGAGCTTGAAAATGCAAATCAGATTTTAGGTCAGAAGATATATGAGCAGGGACAGGAAATTTTTGCGCTGAGAGGGACAATGGCGTTATATGACAACATGTTTCCGGGTGTGACCAATGATACTTTGGTCAATGATGAAACAGGAGCGTTTAACGCCGGACTTTTTTATCGGTTAAGGGAATTGTTGAAGTGGATCAGTAATTTTGAGCGTCTGGAAAATGGTTATCGTAATGCGACACCGGATGCCAAAGAGACCTATCGTATTCTGTTTACTGAGATGGAAAAGGCGGTTAATGTGATCCGCAAACATACAACGATAAGGAGGATTAAATGA
- a CDS encoding helix-turn-helix domain-containing protein, protein MNIGKRIRELRLSKDMKVIELAKKAHISQPYLSDIEKGRTTPSIDKLSALCDALGISLGEFFGYSPELPPDLLQLLETAKKLSPEERKALNEYLKVRLKE, encoded by the coding sequence ATGAACATAGGTAAACGAATCAGAGAACTTAGATTGTCTAAAGATATGAAAGTAATCGAGCTTGCTAAAAAGGCCCATATTTCTCAACCTTATTTAAGTGATATAGAAAAAGGACGAACAACACCATCAATTGATAAGCTATCTGCTTTATGTGATGCTTTAGGTATTTCATTAGGAGAATTCTTTGGGTATTCTCCTGAACTCCCTCCCGACCTCTTACAACTGCTTGAAACGGCGAAGAAACTTAGCCCGGAAGAACGGAAAGCGCTAAACGAATATCTTAAGGTACGATTGAAAGAGTAA
- a CDS encoding DUF6075 family protein → MIIPFTSKEHEKTFFKMRSDLPDEYKNNIEHLSLIYLLSGNEELRQKALPYYKPDEGVFLFTDMFEEQDFSSGIRVLAKLAVVLYNRGMEVTVNELFKLDRKNLWLALEATKLRLRG, encoded by the coding sequence ATGATTATTCCCTTTACTTCCAAGGAACACGAGAAAACATTTTTCAAAATGCGTTCTGATTTGCCGGATGAATACAAAAACAACATTGAGCACTTGTCTCTAATTTATCTGTTGAGCGGCAACGAAGAATTAAGACAAAAAGCACTCCCTTACTACAAACCGGATGAGGGGGTGTTTTTATTTACCGATATGTTTGAGGAACAGGATTTTTCAAGCGGCATACGGGTGTTGGCCAAGTTGGCGGTGGTTTTGTACAACCGGGGGATGGAGGTGACGGTTAACGAATTGTTCAAGCTGGACAGAAAGAATCTGTGGCTTGCTTTGGAGGCGACAAAACTGAGATTGAGGGGATAA
- a CDS encoding YkyB family protein, translating into MFSVRENTGKAKEYVRWENVPEGYYTKTTLRRDKRLKPIDESKPDAFVKVFVGELFAWKRYNLYHISNCIPIKTRKRVIVRDIPLTDDNIAEALYLINKSAKKSRDTKVESYFEGRHHIVKRAKTRQYKLYDLKNRVMDKLIREGKAVLKGYHVQSNDSHENTYLKLYQVSQYSFHMLATKDEVEGLEFLGNIERVSSEKVKTSLKFHEAVRLLERYLGDEEKEEQV; encoded by the coding sequence GTGTTTTCCGTGCGGGAGAACACAGGAAAAGCAAAAGAATATGTGAGATGGGAAAACGTACCTGAAGGTTACTACACAAAGACGACACTCAGAAGAGACAAAAGATTAAAGCCGATTGATGAATCCAAACCCGATGCTTTTGTTAAGGTTTTTGTAGGAGAATTGTTTGCGTGGAAGAGGTACAACTTGTATCACATCAGTAACTGCATACCCATCAAAACCCGAAAACGTGTAATTGTCAGAGACATTCCGTTAACGGATGACAACATTGCTGAAGCATTGTATTTGATTAACAAGTCAGCCAAAAAAAGCCGGGATACAAAGGTTGAGAGTTATTTCGAGGGGAGACATCACATTGTCAAAAGGGCAAAAACGAGACAATACAAGCTGTATGATCTTAAAAACAGGGTTATGGATAAACTGATTAGGGAGGGAAAGGCTGTTCTTAAGGGTTATCATGTGCAATCGAATGATTCGCATGAGAATACCTATCTTAAGTTGTATCAGGTTTCACAATACAGTTTTCACATGCTGGCAACCAAGGACGAAGTGGAAGGATTGGAATTTTTGGGCAATATAGAAAGGGTTTCGTCTGAAAAAGTAAAAACTTCACTGAAATTCCACGAAGCTGTCCGGTTGTTGGAACGCTATCTTGGAGACGAGGAAAAAGAGGAACAGGTATAA
- a CDS encoding metal-dependent hydrolase — translation MILIDWKTHFLSGAVAGYALTGQVKGAVIGGIAGILPDIDEPRSKIGRPFFFVSIPLNQVFGHRTLTHSLLLVGGLWFILQPFTEWANVIVIGLLVHIAGDMLTGKGQFLWPLPFSLGIPVGDFGYVLVDRTVRLALVALIIWYGWGYVDVWINQFV, via the coding sequence GTGATACTCATAGACTGGAAAACACATTTTCTGTCTGGTGCGGTTGCCGGATATGCCTTAACAGGACAGGTAAAGGGAGCAGTTATCGGCGGTATTGCTGGCATATTGCCGGATATTGACGAACCACGGTCTAAAATAGGCAGACCGTTCTTTTTTGTGTCAATACCGCTAAATCAGGTGTTTGGTCACCGCACACTGACCCATTCGTTGCTGTTGGTCGGGGGGTTGTGGTTCATCCTTCAGCCCTTTACTGAATGGGCGAATGTGATTGTGATTGGACTTCTGGTTCATATCGCAGGAGACATGTTAACGGGCAAGGGTCAGTTTTTGTGGCCTTTGCCTTTTTCGTTGGGCATACCGGTTGGTGATTTCGGATATGTGCTGGTGGACAGAACGGTCAGGCTTGCGCTTGTGGCTTTAATCATTTGGTATGGATGGGGGTATGTCGATGTCTGGATCAACCAATTTGTCTAG
- the recD2 gene encoding SF1B family DNA helicase RecD2 produces MTITTATKLKGKLGHIIYRNDDFLIAVLNTDDGECVIKGSMLGVDKGEDVEVHGNWSVHPKYGRQFEIERWERPLPATEEQAIAFLSSGLVKGCGPKLAKTIVKHLGSSAVEIMMEQGESAIRHIKGIGEKNARTIIQSVKANFEVQKIIGELGQYGISTNMAMKIYKEYGSNAVSVVKENPYLLTKLDLVGFLKADEIARKVGVSPLSGYRIEACTDYVLKEKCMSLGHCYLPESELINETLKVLNHNQPEQMRVTREDVEKAIYNLELRGRLIFEGDAVYPKYLHTYEKDVACKLSKLTGCRDGEAMPKRLDAWIRNYQRRHGIVLAEQQREAIRQLFANNVLILTGGPGTGKTTVTKALIDIYRQKNPNAFIGLCAPTGRAARRLAEVTGMEASTIHSMIGFRPGEEPEYNRHNPLPFDFIIVDEVSMMDIQLAYYLLEAIDPGTKVLFVGDVDQLPSVNPGNFLKDMIEAGIPTVKLTEIFRQAQESQIVVNAHRVNKGQPVVVDESKNDFYFLYKEDPKEIAQLIKKSVLRFLQLGYGIEDILVLSPMKKGPIGTHELNLILQEAVNPPSPAKDEWKVGKTTFRQGDKVIHTKNNREKGLNNGEMGIVTRTGIWFDENGVGHEVLYCNFMGREVRYLKDELKELQLAYAITIHKSQGGQAPVVIMPVSTSHYIMLARNLIYTGMTRAEQKVVMIGTKKALNIAIRNNKIAQRNTKLKERLLYTDDKFKPVELTMQAGDRN; encoded by the coding sequence ATGACCATAACCACGGCAACCAAACTGAAAGGTAAACTGGGGCATATCATCTATCGCAATGACGACTTTTTGATAGCGGTGCTAAACACTGATGACGGGGAATGTGTAATCAAGGGGTCAATGCTTGGCGTGGACAAGGGCGAAGATGTTGAGGTACATGGTAACTGGTCGGTACATCCAAAATACGGCCGGCAGTTTGAGATTGAACGTTGGGAGCGTCCCCTTCCAGCCACAGAGGAACAGGCGATAGCGTTTCTGTCCAGTGGTCTTGTCAAGGGGTGCGGCCCCAAGCTGGCCAAGACAATTGTAAAACATCTGGGGTCATCTGCCGTTGAGATCATGATGGAGCAGGGTGAATCCGCCATCCGGCATATCAAAGGAATTGGGGAGAAAAACGCCCGCACCATCATTCAGAGTGTCAAAGCCAACTTTGAAGTGCAGAAGATCATCGGTGAGCTTGGTCAATATGGGATCAGCACCAACATGGCCATGAAAATATACAAAGAATACGGATCAAATGCAGTCAGTGTCGTCAAAGAAAACCCGTATCTATTGACCAAACTTGATCTGGTTGGCTTTCTGAAGGCGGATGAGATTGCCCGAAAAGTAGGAGTATCGCCATTATCCGGATACAGGATAGAAGCATGTACCGACTATGTACTGAAAGAGAAATGCATGTCACTGGGGCACTGTTATCTGCCTGAAAGTGAACTGATTAATGAGACACTGAAGGTACTGAACCACAATCAACCTGAACAAATGCGGGTGACGAGGGAAGACGTAGAAAAAGCCATATATAACCTCGAACTGAGGGGTCGGCTGATTTTTGAAGGTGATGCAGTCTATCCCAAGTACCTGCACACATATGAAAAAGATGTAGCCTGCAAACTGTCAAAACTGACAGGTTGCCGGGATGGCGAAGCTATGCCCAAAAGACTGGACGCATGGATCAGGAATTATCAGCGCAGGCATGGCATCGTATTGGCCGAACAGCAACGGGAAGCCATACGGCAGTTGTTTGCCAACAATGTGCTTATCCTCACAGGTGGCCCCGGTACAGGGAAGACTACGGTCACCAAGGCTCTTATCGACATATACCGTCAGAAGAACCCAAATGCATTCATTGGGCTTTGTGCGCCCACAGGAAGGGCCGCAAGGAGACTGGCGGAAGTGACGGGCATGGAAGCGTCCACGATTCATTCCATGATCGGTTTCAGGCCGGGAGAAGAACCGGAATACAACAGACACAATCCGTTGCCGTTTGACTTCATCATCGTGGATGAAGTGTCCATGATGGACATTCAGTTGGCTTACTATCTGCTGGAGGCCATTGATCCGGGAACCAAGGTGCTGTTTGTGGGAGACGTGGATCAGTTGCCGTCCGTCAATCCGGGGAATTTCCTGAAAGACATGATTGAAGCCGGTATCCCGACTGTCAAGTTGACAGAAATATTCAGGCAGGCACAGGAAAGCCAGATTGTGGTCAATGCCCATCGGGTTAACAAGGGCCAACCTGTTGTCGTGGATGAGTCCAAAAACGATTTTTACTTCCTGTACAAGGAAGATCCCAAAGAAATTGCCCAACTGATCAAAAAGAGTGTGCTTCGGTTTCTTCAGTTGGGTTACGGGATTGAGGACATACTTGTTCTCAGCCCCATGAAAAAGGGGCCCATTGGAACACATGAACTGAACCTTATCCTGCAAGAAGCGGTCAATCCGCCTTCTCCGGCAAAAGACGAGTGGAAGGTGGGGAAAACAACTTTCAGGCAGGGAGACAAGGTGATTCACACCAAAAACAACAGGGAAAAAGGACTCAACAATGGTGAGATGGGCATTGTTACCCGCACGGGCATATGGTTTGATGAAAACGGGGTTGGTCATGAAGTTTTATATTGTAATTTCATGGGCAGGGAAGTCCGTTATCTCAAGGACGAACTGAAAGAACTACAGCTTGCCTACGCCATCACCATACACAAGTCACAGGGCGGACAGGCTCCTGTTGTGATCATGCCTGTTTCCACAAGCCATTATATTATGCTAGCCAGAAACTTGATCTATACCGGCATGACACGGGCTGAACAGAAGGTGGTCATGATTGGGACAAAGAAAGCCCTGAACATTGCCATACGTAACAACAAAATTGCCCAACGGAACACCAAGCTGAAAGAACGGTTGTTGTATACTGACGACAAATTCAAGCCTGTAGAACTCACTATGCAAGCAGGTGATAGGAATTGA
- a CDS encoding transcription termination/antitermination NusG family protein: MGRCVYAVQVVTGKEFRVKNALEQIIERYGLDKWIDKIHAFETNIHQYELNQKKYRSRKKSRSAVPGYVFIEFRPDFAYFPKKLWHLIKNITFVIRVVDRWYDTGAPAKYSGHIPKEEFDRFARNVDTESQAEVWSDDIYKIQDEQEQKEKEVLHQINTGKYPKENKSHFECNKENECEQEEHSFGQEKPSHILQKQIEKCKVFLKRNRIVTTVPSKLFNALRQAYNFMKMPEMLEDNLFTKIILELISPPSSSSNEKEGVGWLVQRLAG, encoded by the coding sequence ATGGGACGGTGTGTATATGCTGTTCAGGTTGTAACCGGCAAGGAATTCCGTGTCAAAAACGCACTGGAACAGATAATAGAACGATATGGCTTAGACAAATGGATAGATAAGATACATGCCTTTGAGACAAACATACATCAATACGAACTCAATCAAAAGAAATATCGTTCAAGAAAAAAATCAAGAAGTGCCGTTCCGGGATATGTATTCATTGAATTCAGACCAGATTTTGCATACTTCCCAAAAAAATTGTGGCATCTGATCAAAAACATCACGTTTGTTATAAGAGTAGTAGACAGATGGTATGATACAGGGGCGCCAGCAAAATACAGCGGTCATATCCCAAAAGAAGAATTTGACCGTTTTGCCCGAAACGTAGATACAGAATCACAAGCTGAAGTTTGGTCTGATGATATATACAAAATTCAGGACGAACAGGAACAGAAAGAAAAAGAGGTACTTCACCAGATCAATACTGGTAAGTACCCAAAAGAAAACAAAAGCCATTTTGAATGTAACAAAGAAAACGAATGTGAGCAAGAGGAACATTCTTTCGGGCAGGAAAAACCCAGCCATATATTACAAAAGCAGATTGAAAAATGTAAGGTGTTTCTGAAGAGAAATCGCATAGTCACCACTGTTCCATCGAAGCTTTTTAACGCCCTTCGCCAAGCATACAATTTCATGAAAATGCCTGAAATGCTTGAGGATAACCTGTTCACAAAGATTATCCTCGAATTGATAAGCCCCCCGTCTTCATCGTCAAATGAAAAGGAAGGGGTGGGGTGGCTTGTTCAAAGACTTGCTGGATGA
- a CDS encoding AAA family ATPase produces MIISIWSTKGGTGTSTVALALAQYLQSNSKQVALIDANLYSSTLTAMLEVEETHYGFDRLFMYRETELIQKAMRENWVKVKGLELMPGMKFPPDEVDTVWAKKVSENITGKEHIVIDAGWGLLNPLQKELLLRSDFIVVVVTPLIFTYHRLWEHWQHEFFTPNHLSRKTGVIVNRHEGPVSTKDIATLMNVVLLGDLPHEKHLMEQVNLGQINFSGKFMKRMGQAWNILKKHAESSSTIVPSAKNKITHINYESNPVQPKMDAWPKSNTDDERREWTFEP; encoded by the coding sequence ATGATTATTAGCATCTGGTCAACGAAAGGCGGAACTGGAACAAGCACGGTGGCCTTGGCACTTGCCCAGTACTTACAGTCAAACAGTAAACAGGTTGCGTTGATTGATGCCAATTTATATTCCAGCACACTTACCGCCATGTTGGAAGTGGAAGAGACCCATTATGGCTTTGACCGGTTGTTTATGTATCGTGAAACCGAACTGATCCAGAAAGCAATGAGGGAAAACTGGGTCAAGGTCAAAGGGCTGGAACTGATGCCGGGGATGAAGTTTCCACCTGATGAGGTGGATACGGTATGGGCAAAAAAAGTGTCTGAAAACATCACAGGCAAAGAACATATTGTGATTGATGCCGGATGGGGACTGTTGAATCCCTTGCAGAAAGAACTGTTGCTCCGTTCAGACTTCATAGTGGTGGTGGTGACACCGCTGATCTTTACTTATCACCGGTTGTGGGAGCATTGGCAACATGAGTTTTTTACCCCAAACCACCTGTCAAGAAAGACAGGGGTTATCGTCAACCGGCATGAAGGGCCGGTCAGCACAAAAGATATTGCCACGTTAATGAATGTGGTGCTGTTGGGGGATTTGCCGCATGAAAAACATCTTATGGAACAGGTGAATTTGGGACAGATCAATTTTTCAGGAAAGTTTATGAAAAGAATGGGACAGGCGTGGAACATCCTTAAAAAACATGCTGAGTCATCGTCCACGATTGTCCCGTCTGCCAAAAACAAAATCACGCATATAAACTATGAGTCCAACCCGGTACAGCCGAAAATGGATGCATGGCCAAAATCCAATACGGATGATGAAAGGAGAGAATGGACATTTGAACCGTGA
- a CDS encoding sigma-70 family RNA polymerase sigma factor produces MDNFLELRKSYRVSMKTLESCLHVDEHDYDDYIPEKADWNEIKRELHNEDVRSLLNNAKTGYEQLGVRLGGAIKNEWLNELNPLEKKIFLLRYKHKKGFLSIGEKTGMSPKEAQKIFRSALNKVMKKID; encoded by the coding sequence GTGGACAATTTTCTTGAGTTGAGAAAATCCTATCGGGTAAGCATGAAAACTTTAGAGTCCTGTTTGCATGTTGACGAGCATGATTATGATGACTACATACCGGAAAAAGCCGATTGGAACGAAATCAAACGAGAGCTACATAACGAAGATGTAAGATCGCTTCTTAACAACGCAAAAACAGGATATGAACAATTGGGAGTGAGGCTGGGTGGTGCAATCAAAAACGAATGGCTGAACGAATTAAACCCACTGGAAAAGAAAATATTTCTTTTGCGCTACAAACACAAGAAAGGTTTTTTGTCCATAGGGGAAAAAACGGGTATGAGTCCTAAAGAGGCACAAAAAATTTTCAGATCAGCTTTAAACAAGGTCATGAAAAAGATTGATTGA